The DNA region CACCAAAGTCCATTGAGGAGCTTGATGTGGCTGCAATAAAGCTGCAGAAGGTTTACAAGAGCTACAGGACCAGAAGAAATCTGGCAGATTGTGCTGTTGTTTGTGAGGAGCTATGGTTTGTTCAATATCCATGTTTATGATCTTTTTTAAGTGCCTAAGGGatttgtgttgaattttctaatttttatacaCAGTCACTAAAAGATATTAATAATCTTATCATATCTAACTATTCTGATTAGATTACACTTTTACCATATAGAATATTTTCTCCAATTTGAATTCATTGATTAGTGCCGGGACCCAATCTATTTAAATATtagctatttttttctttcacaaaatctttttgtttctttttatagtataattgtgaaaataattatatttttcaatagactgtctttttaaacaaaatctACATGAACtgtcatttttattataaaatcatcaAGGTTTACAATTAACTGGTCTGTCCTGATTAGTGCTTAATTAATTTTCCCTGAATGAGTGTTTTCTTTGAAACCTTAATTACAGGTGGAAGAAGGCTTTAGACATTGCTGCTGTTAGTGGTTGTTCCGCGTCAGATTTTGACTCTGGTAAATCAGAAACAGCTCTTTCAAAATGGGCAAGAGCTAGGACCATGGCTGCTAAGGTACCCCTTTTGTGTGGGAAGCTAGAATCTTTGAATAAAGTGTTGTGTTtgctttaataatattttagccATTAGTTTCCAATTAGATGCAGTAGTTGCTTGAAATATAATTGACTGAACATAATTTGGCTTTTCCAAATATATATCTTTGACCGGGACCATAGAGACAAATTCAaagttttcattctctttccgacattttttttttcttttaggattttgttatcaattataccctttttttttcttttccttttgggcTTATTGGTAGGTGGGAAAAGGGTTGTCCAAAGATGATAAGGCGCAGAAATTAGCTCTAAGGCACTGGCTTGAAGCTGTAAGTTTATATGTCCACATCTTGATTaatttcagaattttaaattcaattaagaGTACAATTAAGTAGATTAAACTAAACTAATTAGATTCCTTGTGCTTTTTAGATTGATCCACGTCATCGTTATGGGCACAATCTGCACTTATACTATGCTGTTTGGTTTAATAGCCAGAGTTCACAACCTTTTTTCTAttggtaaaattatttacaatgcaattaatagaataattttttatagcacacttttaattttaattttctgattTCATAATTACATGGTGGTAACATGAAGGTTGGATGTTGGagacggaaaagaagtaaatctTGACGAGTGCCCAAGAAGTGAATTGTATAGGCAGTGCATAAAGTATCTTGGACCCGTAAGTTGTTTTCACCTCATCACTTTGATAATGCCACATAATATATAATGGACAGTGTCACAGTGTATAAATtctaaactctaaaaaaaagtttaaaggtTTAGAGTTTAAAATTGTATAGGCAATGTATAAAAGTATTTTGGACACGTTGGCATTTTTACTTTGACAATACTATATTGTTCCCACGACATCAAATTTTTAGACGCCCCATtacttttatacatttttattttgatggtaATAAGGACTTGTACAGTTGTAGCTTGGTCAATTTCTAGAGTGGCAGTGGTGTATGGAATTGCCTAGCTATGTTGACTATAGAATCAAATTTTAGGCACAAAACCCATTGATTAGTATTTAGTAAAGTAAACTGCCAACGTGTTGTTTGTACATGTGCATTCAATGCACTAAAAGGCTTCACCTATAATTACGAATTCTATGCTTGGGAAAATTATTCTTTATGCTTTTCAATAGTTTTGACTTCAGAAAATATTAGCAGCCAccacaattttctttattttaagagTGTTCGTTTTGTTGCTTGCAAATGCAGAAAGAGAGGGAAGCGTATGAAGTGATTATTGAAGGAGGAAGgcttatttataaaaaaggcCAGAACCTTGTACACACTGTTGAGGGATCTAAGTGGATTTTCGTTCTTAGCTCATCTAGAATTTTGTACGttggagagaaaaagaaaggccATTTTCAGCACTCTAGTTTTTTAGCTGGGGGTGCTACTATTGCATCTGGAAGATTGGTGGCCCAAAATGGAGTGCTTGATGTATGTGACACgtgttttaattatatattatatctaCATGCATACCATTGATTATTTTTAGgacaatataaaatgaaattattctCTATTACTAtcacaattttgtaattttgtgatAATGGGAAACATTAGCTAGGTAGAGGAATATAAAATTTCACAGCACCGAAAGATTAATTAAGGAAAAAGTTTAAAAGCATTTTACTTCCCTTATATGCAAATTGATGTTCATTTGTTCTTATTCAGGCGATATGGCCCTACAGCGGTCATTACTGTCCTACAAAGAAACATTTTATGGAATTCATTGGCTTCTTGATGGAACATAATGTGAACTTGACAAATGTAAAGGTTAGTGAACCTATTCAAGGCATTTTTCTGTATAGattgttttctttaattagactttatttgggatgactgagatattattttggataaatttctctttgtaggaaaaaaaataagaatgtaaaatttattaagtttttttttcataagttaaaaGCAATTTATgcatctttatcttttagagATATTAGCTGAGAGGagcttttataaaaattaaatacataaattaattttagcttatgaaaaaaattcaattcattttactttttttttataaatgtttataaaGAAGTTGATCTAAACAAACATAAACATCAACCTGTTGAAATAATGCGTGACATTATGTAATTTCATGGTTTCCTTATGCAGAAGTATGCAATTGATGATGATATCCCACCTACAAAACCTGTTGATGAGGAGCTACAATTTGAGTCCCAAATGACTAAAAATGCTAGTTTAAGTGACTTTGCCACTGCTAAAAATTGCAGTCAAGACAACATGGCTCACTCTGGCACCAATATGGAAACTTCACAACTTAAAGAGAGCAAGTCATTGTCACGAAAATGGACAACTGGAGTTGGTCCAAGGATTGGTTGTGTTAGAGAGTACCCTGCAAAACTCCAAGTTAAGGCACTTGAACAACTAAATCTATCACCTAGAGTCAACCTTGCCAAAATTGCATCCAAAGCACCAATTCCCTCACCAAGGCCCAGTCCAAAAATCCACCTATCCCCAAGGCTTGTGCACATGGGAATTCCTAGCCCATGATTAATTAGTTTGCCCAAAATCACACACCAACTTAATAAAGGTGTGtgttcaatattttaattgcaaGGCAATAAGGTGCATTAGGCACTGCTTCAGCCTTTTTAACCTGAACCTTTAGTTTAGAATCTAGGATAAAGGTCACACCACACAACATCTAAcccatgatttattttttcatttagtttttttcttgGCCAATTGTTTTGGTCATTCAGCTTCTGatgaatcatttttttactCCTTATTTGTTTTACTTAATTCTATTTTCGGAGTTGGGTCAATCTTCCATTCTTGTAAGTCAAATAATAGAAAACTTTTCTAGTTTTTAACATTGTGTAATTGTGTTCTCCCTCCCTCTTCCTTCCTCATCAAGTATTATTCTCAACCATTGACCAGTCATCATCATGGTTTGGAGATGTGGCATTGCGTCAGTGATGAGTGAAATTGGGTATAATATTCCACATACAGATAACATGGACATGCTCAAGCCAAGCCATGCTGTGTTAGCCCATAATAGAGTGACATGTAATACTAATGCCACAATTGGTGATAATATTGTACgttttcaaatttgattggcTAGagcattttttcaataaaaaatgtcCAGCTTATGCAAAAGGTTAGAGATAAATATCTCAATTACCTTGGCACCTTTAATATTAACCCGCAAAGATAACcaactaaaaaatatcattaaaccAGAAGAAGAGAATAACAAAAGTCATACGGGGCAAGAGCTTGACCCATGCAAAATAGACCAATCCAAATCTGTAATTTGTAAGATCATATCTATTCGTATTGGCCAGAGCATTTCAAAGTCAAGATTTGGTTTGTGTTACCAAAAGAGAAAACACAAAGACGGAAAAGGGTCAAgacttggtttggttcaaggacaTAAATGTTTCCTAGTCACGAACCAAATTGACCAAATTCCACTAAGTAGGCAATGGTTTATATTTATAGAGTATATTTTCCATCATAAAGGTTGAAAGTTTCTTCTATATCATATTTAACTGGTAAGAATTTTACTTGAGCCTACCCTATTCCAAGCTTAGGGAAATGAAGCCTAATGATTAATGAaccaaacaaaattaattattttcaagctCAACTTGTCCACGGAGAAACCAACTAAAATTCATTGTGACTTTCATGAGTCCATTCTGTAATAGCGTAACATGTCAAATCAAACTTAGCCTACCACTATAGTACTTTTACACATCTTCTGTAATCAACTTTCGAAAAAAatccttttcttttataatcAACTCTTAAATATTTTCCACTAAAAGAACATGTGAATTGTTTccattaatttaacaaaatggaCTGAAATTTCGGGAAGTTGTATTTTCTCTCTCCACAATGAACCCAGGATGAAACAGAAAATATGTGGAGAAATCATCAAGAACAAATCAAACATTAAAAGTTACTACTGTAATTACAAACTTGGAAATGATAAAGTGTAATGACTTAAACAATAGCAataatttctatataaaaaagaaaaaacaataccaAAAATAAAGTATGAAATTGTCCAACGTAAAATCAACCAGtttttttactgcaaaaaaataaaataaaaatcaaccaGTTTGGCATTACACCTTGTTGCTCAGAcgaaataactttaaaaaaaagatgtatttttcatgttatttgataaaaaaaaattgataattatataCAAGAAAATAATTGGATTTAAATAGGGAACAGATCACCTACAACTAAAAAAGAACTACAAGCATtcagcaaaaaataaataaagaactaCAAGATCATGCAATTTCAAACCTAACAGTGTAAATTTTCTAACTTATGTTTcattttacaatttaatatatatatatatatatatatatatatatatatatatatattatttttaatgtttgggATTTGTTCAGTTAAAAATATCATCTAGAACACAATTGAGAACGAAGAAAAATTGCCAGGTTTGAgagcaaaataaaattacatgtaaAAGAGGGATTTGGAATGAAGATTGAATTGAAGTAACAGTTTGAGAACCAAGAGAATGAATAGTAAGTTTAGGGCACAACATGATTTTCATTGACTTGCCCAAAGTAATAGctcataaatttgaaaatactCATAGTAAGGTTGGGTTAttaacatttcttttcttttgttcgAATAAAATTAGGTAACATTTCAATCTTAAGtggtattgtttattttaatgttgttttcaaCCTTacaattttatccttaaaatacaTCTTAAAGGATTGAaggaaaaagtattttaaactattttcaaTCCCAATTACTAATCCTAAGTGTGCGGTGTGAGACTATTTTGGTCTAATAGATTCCAAAACATTAAGGATGTTCATAGGTCAGGTTTGCGTAATTTTTTACATATCCAATCCAactttaatataatttgatCATAAATGAATTGGGTTAATCGGgtcctaatattttaaaaaatattttttattttgtaaaaattaaattttttaagaataataatttgtttatgtCTATAGCTTTATAagtatataataactaaatatacttaaaaagagatcaaattagacatgtattataatatatatatatatatatatatatatatatatatatatatatatatatataatacatgaaaatgcaaaattacataaaatgattttattcaataaatataaaagagcTCATGTGGATAAAATGTTTATATTCatgttaattatcaaattaaaaacttatcaattaAGGGTACGAAAATatttttgcctcaaaacaaagtcttTCAAAACTCCACAGAATGAACTAAAGACTCAGCATgtgaaacaaaaatgataaaaattatatgtccaaaacttcatgcaattaatacaaaaattcaTGCCCCAATATCACATCTTATTTGAACATTGTGTTTCAGCATCCTCTAGTACAAGGTTCTTTAAAGTCTTCATCCACCtaatcatctgctcccacgaagaTAAGGATCGAAATCATCagaggatccaaacacaaacaatatacagagagtgagttatcacatttctaaatagGTAAAGATAAACGAAAGCAcatctatatataatataagtataataaaCTCAACTTAGCACAATTCACATCATTTTATCACTCATTGCgtaacatcacttgtcccaAAGATTTAATCACAAAAGCACATTCTacaccttcacattaatcacATGTTCATAATAACACATCTCAAGTACAACACAACATTTCACACTTACACAATTCATTACCCACCATCACGtaacaagtcacaatgatcattatACAGGCGTTATGCAATAGATACACTAAAactcaatcttatatgcaaCGTGGTACCATGTCGCTGAAAAACTTCGCCGAGCACCTAGGAGTGCATGACAAAAaaaaccacacactagtaagtcaaatcattctcactaagtaaaattatAGAGAGATCAGTTATGGTCATGCTATTTTAGGAGagtgctccaaccatgtgggatcagcACAGACttaaggagcactcaaaccagatgtatttacccccaaggacTAGACTTTGAACATTCCGTCGAGGCCTCTCCCTGCTGATTTATGTccaacacaaaaaatattttaatacacagactctatctatgaactatacaaaacacacaactcctcaattgttctcaaaataattttaactcgttgctcctcaaagtgattaaacttgTCAGGTTCTcacatcacaatactcgtcacccttaaagagtcttatagttgtgtgattgtgtagttcataactcacaactcagtgcatataatattttaatacacatgtatcttacaattaaacacatactcaatttatcacatacacacAATCTCgttcacaatttcataatcataatataacaatttatcatgcctcatgaatcatatacacatcacacaatagtAATATCTGCATGACACAaaacacacacgcacacacacacacacacacatatatatatatataatcaaactatattattttcaatcaaaaagggtttctacaacaattaaattaaaattgtaaaaagaaattattaataaacattaactttacaactttctttaatttattattttattacttttattattacaatatatacatataacatGTTGATATCATCGTAGGATGATACATGACAAAgacaataatttgtataaaataagcaACTAAAGAAATGATTATTTAAAGTACAATTCATGTTCTTTAATAAAGT from Glycine soja cultivar W05 chromosome 8, ASM419377v2, whole genome shotgun sequence includes:
- the LOC114424381 gene encoding IQ domain-containing protein IQM1-like; the protein is MVTVDYESKEGEITFRTMSFKKCRNLYKPDHELDEVIVTEKTTSSKRRKVGNLKLQTTFSFKYLLSDNSDSKEEEVGGGMFNEHNNPTIVLQKPEILFSPKSIEELDVAAIKLQKVYKSYRTRRNLADCAVVCEELWWKKALDIAAVSGCSASDFDSGKSETALSKWARARTMAAKVGKGLSKDDKAQKLALRHWLEAIDPRHRYGHNLHLYYAVWFNSQSSQPFFYWLDVGDGKEVNLDECPRSELYRQCIKYLGPKEREAYEVIIEGGRLIYKKGQNLVHTVEGSKWIFVLSSSRILYVGEKKKGHFQHSSFLAGGATIASGRLVAQNGVLDAIWPYSGHYCPTKKHFMEFIGFLMEHNVNLTNVKKYAIDDDIPPTKPVDEELQFESQMTKNASLSDFATAKNCSQDNMAHSGTNMETSQLKESKSLSRKWTTGVGPRIGCVREYPAKLQVKALEQLNLSPRVNLAKIASKAPIPSPRPSPKIHLSPRLVHMGIPSP